The proteins below are encoded in one region of Chelmon rostratus isolate fCheRos1 chromosome 21, fCheRos1.pri, whole genome shotgun sequence:
- the aco2 gene encoding aconitate hydratase, mitochondrial: MATYCLTVARLQLALGHGARRLHVSAAYRAKANVSMSRFEPTSFINYERLQSSVDIVRKRLSRPLTLSEKIVYGHLDDPHNQEIDRGRTYLRLRPDRVAMQDATAQMAMLQFISSGLPKVAVPSTIHCDHLIEAQIGGAKDLARAKEINQEVYNFLSSAGAKYGVGFWKPGSGIIHQIILENYAYPGVMLIGTDSHTPNGGGLGAICIGVGGADAVDVMAGIPWELKCPKVIGVKLTGTLSGWTSPKDVILKVAGILTVKGGTGAIVEYHGPGVDSISCTGMATICNMGAEIGATTSVFPYNHRMRTYLEKTGRGQIAALADEYSDLLVPDEGCEYDQLIELNLDELKPHINGPFTPDLAHPVSDVGAVAEKNGWPLDVKVGLIGSCTNSSYEDMGRAASVAKQALDKGLKCKAQFTVTPGSEQIRATIERDGYSKILGDVGGVVLANACGPCIGQWDRRDVKKGEKNTIVTSFNRNFTARNDANPATHAFVTSPEIVTALAIAGTLNFNPETDYLTAPNGEKFKLEPPNGDELPAKDFDPGQDTYQHPPADGQSLRVDVSPESNRLQLLEPFDRWSGNDLEDMKVLIKVKGKCTTDHISAAGPWLKFRGHLDNISNNMLIGAVNSENDAINKIKNHLTGDYGGVPDVARHYKANGVSWVVVGDDNYGEGSSREHAALEPRHLGGRAIIVKSFARIHETNLKKQGLLPLTFSNPSDYDKIRPDDKISIRGLKTFAPGKPLSAAVKHSDGSEETLELIHSFNETQIEWFKAGSALNRMKELQH; encoded by the exons ATGGCAACCTACTGTCTCACTGTCGCCCGGCTCCAG CTGGCCCTGGGCCATGGTGCACGGCGCCTGCATGTATCAGCGGCGTACAGAGCCAAGGCCAATGTGTCTATGAGCCGCTTTGAACCCACCTCCTTCATCAACTACGAGAGGCTCCAATCCAGTGTAGACATTGTGCGAAAAAG ACTCAGCCGGCCACTCACCCTGTCAGAGAAGATCGTGTACGGCCACCTCGATGACCCCCACAACCAGGAGATCGACCGTGGCCGCACTTACCTGCGGCTGCGTCCCGACCGCGTGGCCATGCAGGATGCTACGGCCCAGATGGCAATGCTCCAGTTCATCAGCAGCGGCCTGCCGAAGGTGGCTGTGCCCTCCACCATCCACTGTGATCACCTGATCGAGGCCCAGATTGGAGGAGCGAAGGATCTGGCCAGAGCAAAG GAAATCAACCAAGAGGTCTACAACTTCCTGTCCAGTGCTGGAGCAAAGTATGGAGTTGGCTTCTGGAAACCAGGTTCTGGAATCATCCATCAG ATCATCCTGGAGAACTACGCTTACCCAGGAGTGATGCTAATTGGCACAGACTCCCACACACCAAACGGTGGTGGCCTTGGTGCCATCTGCATCGGGGTTGGAGGAGCAGATGCTGTAGATGTCATGGCTGGAATTCCCTGGGAGCTCAAGTGCCCCAAG GTGATTGGTGTGAAGCTGACAGGCACCCTCTCAGGCTGGACGTCTCCTAAGGATGTCATCTTGAAGGTGGCCGGCATCCTGACGGTGAAGGGAGGCACCGGAGCCATTGTAGAATACCATGGACCAGGAGTCGACTCCATTTCCTGCACTG GAATGGCGACTATTTGCAACATGGGAGCAGAGATTGGAGCCACGACCTCTGTGTTCCCCTACAACCACCGCATGAGGACGTATTTAGAGAAGACTGGACGTGGAC AGATCGCTGCCCTGGCTGATGAATACTCTGACTTGTTGGTGCCAGATGAAGGCTGCGAGTACGACCAGCTCATCGAGCTCAATCTGGACGAG CTGAAGCCCCACATCAACGGACCCTTTACCCCTGACCTGGCTCACCCAGTGTCTGATGTAGGTGCTGTTGCAGAGAAGAACGGCTGGCCGCTGGATGTTAAAGTTG GTCTGATCGGCAGCTGTACCAACTCCAGCTACGAGGACATGGGCCGCGCCGCCTCTGTGGCCAAGCAGGCTTTGGATAAAGGCCTGAAGTGCAAAGCTCAGTTCACAGTCACCCCAGGCTCCGAGCAGATTCGTGCCACCATCGAAAGAGATGGATAT TCAAAGATCCTTGGTGATGTCGGCGGTGTGGTCCTGGCCAACGCATGTGGACCCTGCATTGGACAGTGGGACAG GCGTGACgtgaaaaagggagagaagaacacaaTCGTCACTTCATTCAACAGAAACTTCACTGCCAGGAACGATGCTAACCCTGCTACACACGCCTTTGTTACCTCTCCTGAG ATTGTCACTGCCCTCGCAATCGCCGGCACACTGAACTTCAACCCAGAGACAGATTACCTCACAGCCCCCAACGGTGAGAAGTTCAAGCTGGAGCCCCCCAACGGAGATGAACTACCCGCCAAGGACTTTGACCCAGGCCAGGACACCTACCAGCACCCGCCTGCTGACGGCCAAAGCCTTAGGGTGGACGTCAGCCCTGAGAGCAaccggctgcagctgctggagcccTTTGACAGATGGAGCGGGAACGATCTGGAGGACATGAAGGTCCTCATCAAG GTGAAGGGCAAATGCACCACAGACCACATCAGTGCTGCTGGACCTTGGTTGAAGTTCCGCGGCCACCTGGACAACATCTCCAACAACATGCTGATCGGTGCAGTCAACAGCGAGAATGATGCCATCAACAAGATCAAGAACCACCTGACAGGGGATTACGGAGGAGTCCCTGATGTGGCCCGTCACTACAAG GCCAATGGTGTGTCCTGGGTGGTGGTTGGAGATGACAACTACGGTGAGGGCTCCAGCAGAGAGCATGCTGCGCTGGAGCCCAGGCATCTGGGAGGAAGAGCCATCATTGTCAAGAGCTTTGCCAGAATTCACG AAACCAACCTGAAGAAGCAGGGTCTGCTGCCCCTGACCTTCAGCAACCCATCAGACTATGACAAGATCCGCCCTGATGACAAGATCTCGATCAGAGGACTCAAAACCTTCGCTCCAGGAAAG CCCCTCAGCGCCGCCGTGAAGCACAGCGACGGCAGCGAGGAGACCCTGGAACTGATCCACAGCTTCAATGAGACACAGATTGAATGGTTCAAGGCAGGCTCCGCCCTCAACAGgatgaaggagctgcagcattgA
- the phf5a gene encoding PHD finger-like domain-containing protein 5A: protein MAKHHPDLIFCRKQAGVAIGRLCEKCDGKCVICDSYVRPCTLVRICDECNYGSYQGRCVICGGPGVSDAYYCKECTIQEKDRDGCPKIVNLGSSKTDLFYERKKYGFKKR, encoded by the exons ATGGCTAAACATCATCCAGATTTGATCTTTTGCAGAAAACAAGCCGGCGTCG CTATCGGGAGACTTTGCGAGAAAT GTGATGGGAAATGTGTCATCTGTGACTCCTATGTGAGGCCATGCACGCTGGTGCGCATCTGTGATGAATGCAACTACGGCTCCTATCAGGGGCGCTGCGTCATCTGCGGCGGACCCGGAGTATCTGATGCCTACTACTGTAAAGAGTGCACCATCCAGGAGAAAGAT cGAGATGGCTGTCCTAAGATTGTGAATTTGGGCAGCTCCAAAACAGATCTGttttatgaaaggaagaagtATGGCTTCAAGAAGAGGTGA